One genomic region from Leptolyngbyaceae cyanobacterium JSC-12 encodes:
- a CDS encoding carbohydrate ABC transporter substrate-binding protein, CUT1 family (IMG reference gene:2510098556~PFAM: Bacterial extracellular solute-binding protein), which produces MSLIRSCKKIVLFALLGFVLSWLVSCGGAPSSNGGQQTGGGKQEIEFWTMQLQPEFTDYFNKLIAQFEQENPTLKVRWVDVPWADMERKILTAVSAKTAPDVVNLNPGFASQLAERNAWMELDSKVSASDRQLYLPNIWKASTLNDKTFGLPWYLTTRVAIYNTNILKQAGISKPPTTYAELATAAKQIKDKTGKYAFFVTVVPEDSGEVLESFVQMGVQLVDANGKAAFNTPQGKAAFQYWVDMYKNGLLPKEVLTEGHRHAIDLYQRGETAILSSGAEFLNNIATNAPTIAKASSSTTQITGETGKKNVAVMNLVIPRDTDVPEGALKFALYVTNDANQLQFAKAANVLPSTVKALKDPYFSTTPANATPVDQARVISANQMQDAEVLVPAMKNVKKLQKTIYSNLQAAMLGQKSIDQAINDAANEWNSLS; this is translated from the coding sequence ATGAGTCTGATCCGAAGCTGCAAAAAGATTGTTCTCTTCGCTCTATTAGGGTTTGTGCTGAGTTGGTTAGTAAGTTGTGGAGGTGCTCCCAGTTCCAACGGTGGACAGCAAACTGGCGGCGGTAAGCAGGAAATTGAATTTTGGACAATGCAACTTCAGCCAGAATTTACAGATTATTTCAACAAGTTAATCGCTCAGTTTGAACAAGAGAATCCTACCTTGAAGGTACGCTGGGTGGATGTGCCCTGGGCAGATATGGAGCGCAAGATCTTAACAGCAGTGTCGGCCAAAACTGCTCCGGATGTAGTGAATTTGAACCCAGGATTTGCATCTCAATTGGCAGAACGCAATGCCTGGATGGAGTTGGACTCAAAAGTCTCAGCTAGCGATCGCCAGCTTTATTTGCCCAACATCTGGAAAGCCAGTACCCTAAACGACAAAACCTTTGGGCTACCCTGGTACCTCACAACTCGCGTCGCCATCTACAACACCAATATTCTGAAACAAGCTGGTATTAGCAAACCACCCACCACCTATGCAGAACTGGCAACGGCTGCCAAGCAGATTAAAGATAAAACCGGGAAATATGCATTCTTTGTCACGGTGGTTCCTGAAGATTCAGGAGAAGTGCTGGAGTCATTTGTGCAAATGGGGGTGCAACTGGTAGATGCTAACGGCAAAGCAGCGTTTAATACTCCTCAAGGTAAAGCAGCATTTCAGTACTGGGTGGATATGTACAAAAATGGACTACTCCCTAAGGAAGTGCTAACTGAAGGACATCGCCACGCGATCGATCTCTATCAGCGAGGTGAGACAGCAATTCTGTCCTCAGGAGCAGAATTCCTTAACAATATTGCCACCAACGCCCCAACCATTGCCAAAGCTTCCTCATCTACGACTCAAATTACTGGAGAGACAGGCAAAAAGAATGTTGCCGTGATGAATCTAGTGATTCCCAGAGATACCGATGTACCTGAAGGTGCCTTGAAATTTGCTTTGTACGTTACTAACGATGCAAATCAACTGCAATTTGCTAAAGCAGCAAACGTTTTGCCTTCTACAGTCAAGGCATTGAAAGATCCTTATTTCAGCACCACACCTGCCAATGCAACTCCAGTTGATCAAGCTAGAGTCATTAGTGCAAACCAGATGCAAGATGCAGAAGTCCTCGTCCCTGCTATGAAAAACGTGAAAAAACTGCAAAAAACCATCTATAGCAATTTGCAGGCTGCTATGTTAGGGCAAAAGAGCATAGATCAAGCAATCAATGACGCCGCAAACGAGTGGAATAGCTTGTCTTAA
- a CDS encoding enolase (IMG reference gene:2510098557~PFAM: Enolase, N-terminal domain; Enolase, C-terminal TIM barrel domain~TIGRFAM: phosphopyruvate hydratase), with product MYVNEIEDITTYEVLDSRGNPTVEATVVLADGTEASAIVPSGASTGEKEAVELRDGDKQRYGGKGVLKAVENANEKLIPELIGMDATDQRAIDFAMLEIDGTPNKATIGANAILAISLAVARAAATSLGLPLYRYLGGANASLLPVPCMNVINGGKHADNTVDFQEFMIAPHNAPSFTESIRMGMETFHALKSILHGKGLSTGVGDEGGFAPDLKSNEEAIEYILQAIEKAGYKPGDDISICLDPATSEMWQDGKYFFFKSTKETVSSEQMVELWSSWARQYPIVSLEDGMGENDWDGWKMLTDAIGSTVQLVGDDLFCTNAKILAEGIQAGIGNSILIKVNQIGTLTETLDTIELARKNNYTYMVSHRSGETEDTTIADLAVATGAGQIKTGSGCRGERVAKFNQLLRIERTLGSTAQFAGKSAFKR from the coding sequence ATGTATGTGAATGAGATTGAGGATATTACAACTTACGAGGTATTAGACTCGCGAGGAAATCCCACGGTTGAGGCAACCGTTGTTCTTGCAGATGGCACGGAAGCATCGGCGATCGTTCCATCGGGTGCATCTACTGGTGAGAAAGAAGCAGTGGAATTGAGGGATGGGGATAAGCAGCGGTATGGCGGCAAGGGTGTACTCAAAGCCGTTGAAAATGCTAACGAAAAGCTAATTCCCGAGTTGATTGGGATGGACGCCACTGACCAACGGGCGATCGACTTTGCCATGCTAGAAATTGATGGCACCCCCAACAAAGCTACGATTGGAGCCAACGCGATTCTGGCAATCTCGCTAGCAGTTGCGCGAGCTGCTGCCACTTCCCTGGGCTTACCGCTGTATCGCTACCTGGGTGGTGCTAATGCATCTTTGCTGCCTGTGCCTTGCATGAATGTGATCAACGGAGGCAAGCATGCTGATAACACGGTGGATTTTCAGGAATTTATGATTGCGCCACACAACGCCCCTTCGTTTACCGAGTCAATTCGCATGGGGATGGAAACATTTCATGCGCTGAAGTCGATTTTGCATGGCAAGGGGCTAAGCACAGGGGTAGGAGATGAGGGCGGATTTGCTCCGGATTTGAAGTCCAATGAGGAAGCGATCGAATACATTTTGCAAGCGATCGAGAAAGCGGGATATAAGCCTGGCGATGACATTTCTATCTGTCTTGACCCCGCTACTAGCGAAATGTGGCAGGACGGTAAGTATTTCTTCTTCAAGTCAACGAAGGAGACCGTTTCATCCGAGCAAATGGTGGAATTGTGGTCATCTTGGGCGCGGCAGTATCCAATTGTGTCACTGGAAGATGGCATGGGCGAAAACGATTGGGACGGTTGGAAAATGCTGACGGATGCGATCGGCAGCACCGTACAACTTGTAGGCGATGACTTGTTCTGCACCAATGCCAAGATTTTGGCAGAAGGCATCCAGGCAGGTATCGGCAACTCTATCCTGATCAAGGTGAACCAGATTGGCACCTTAACCGAGACCCTAGACACGATTGAACTGGCGCGGAAAAACAATTACACCTACATGGTGTCGCATCGTTCTGGCGAAACTGAAGACACCACGATCGCGGATCTCGCTGTTGCAACTGGAGCTGGACAAATTAAGACTGGTTCAGGCTGCCGGGGTGAACGAGTAGCTAAATTCAATCAACTACTACGGATTGAGCGAACATTAGGCAGCACAGCACAGTTTGCTGGAAAGTCGGCGTTTAAGCGGTAA
- a CDS encoding lactoylglutathione lyase (IMG reference gene:2510098558~PFAM: Glyoxalase/Bleomycin resistance protein/Dioxygenase superfamily~TIGRFAM: lactoylglutathione lyase) encodes MRLLHTMLRVGNLERSLDFYCNVLGMKLLRRKDYPGGEFTLAFVGYGDEADHTVLELTYNWGTDRYDLGNAYGHIAIGVDDIYGTCEQIRKQGGKVTREPGPMKHGTTVIAFVEDPDGYKVELIQLGTQGSAKTEQPEAVVSKA; translated from the coding sequence ATGCGACTACTTCATACGATGCTACGGGTGGGTAACCTGGAGCGATCGCTAGATTTCTATTGCAACGTGCTGGGAATGAAGCTGTTGCGGCGGAAAGATTATCCCGGTGGAGAGTTTACGCTTGCATTTGTGGGATATGGTGATGAAGCAGACCACACCGTTTTGGAGTTGACCTACAATTGGGGCACTGATCGGTACGATTTGGGCAATGCTTACGGGCATATTGCGATCGGGGTAGATGATATTTACGGCACCTGTGAGCAAATTCGCAAGCAAGGTGGCAAAGTAACTCGTGAACCCGGACCGATGAAACATGGAACAACCGTGATTGCCTTTGTGGAAGATCCAGACGGGTATAAGGTGGAACTGATTCAACTTGGAACTCAAGGTTCAGCAAAAACAGAGCAACCTGAGGCAGTTGTCTCTAAGGCTTAA
- a CDS encoding 'Carbohydrate-selective porin, OprB family',S-layer domain containing protein (IMG reference gene:2510098559~PFAM: Carbohydrate-selective porin, OprB family; S-layer homology domain), with protein sequence MKLVFWFVGGVGFLQLCLPNPAWANAPLAKGNPVTPLVASSDCLSDPLLPPATVDPLECLSSLEQEEPLGQVRSIDELSDIQPTDWAYQALKSLVEKYGVISGYSDRTFRGNRALTRYEFAATLAKVMSKMEQLLLTGKIAEIREEFATLRRLQNSYDAILANVRDRISKLDALIARQEQQQFSTTTKLRGQTVFGFTDGSNAITTILTRVRLDFNTSFTGTDLLRTQLEAGNRGGDAISNRQNQRGRNLLGANGILADGGGIDYVEVPNTVQISKLYYTFQPVQNVNLTVGARLNPRDFIDYNRFANDSLTNFNSSFFMNNPLIVQNQVDRPGGAGAVLSWKPAENSPFTLRALYVAADANTPGEDAGLFGGRNQGSIELEYAFNRNLIARLQYTAATVNSTAINAGGINFEWRFNRQFAAFGRFGIGSYNGFNSVLRQDLDLTPKTWALGSTLRDIVIPGSVAGLAIGQPFIESKVGDATQLNVEGYYSFDLNDSISFSPAFLIVANPNNRSTGTIFEWLMRLVYTF encoded by the coding sequence GTGAAATTAGTGTTCTGGTTTGTTGGAGGAGTGGGATTCCTCCAGCTTTGTTTGCCAAATCCTGCTTGGGCTAATGCACCTTTAGCAAAGGGTAATCCAGTCACTCCACTGGTTGCCTCATCAGACTGTCTGTCTGACCCATTGCTACCTCCAGCCACCGTTGATCCATTGGAGTGCTTATCCTCTCTTGAGCAGGAAGAGCCGTTGGGTCAAGTTCGCTCAATTGACGAATTGAGTGACATACAGCCGACGGATTGGGCATACCAGGCATTGAAATCGCTGGTTGAAAAATATGGAGTTATTTCTGGCTACAGCGATCGCACCTTCCGCGGCAATCGGGCATTGACTCGTTATGAGTTTGCTGCCACGCTAGCTAAAGTAATGTCCAAAATGGAGCAACTGCTGCTAACTGGCAAGATTGCTGAAATCCGCGAAGAGTTTGCTACCCTGAGACGGTTACAAAACTCCTACGATGCAATCTTGGCAAACGTGCGCGATCGCATCAGCAAACTCGATGCCCTCATCGCTCGTCAAGAACAACAACAATTTTCCACCACTACCAAACTGAGAGGACAAACTGTTTTCGGCTTCACTGACGGTTCAAATGCCATTACCACCATTCTCACCCGTGTTCGCCTCGACTTTAACACCAGTTTTACTGGCACCGATTTGCTCAGAACTCAACTAGAAGCTGGGAATAGGGGTGGAGATGCCATCAGCAATCGCCAAAATCAGCGAGGTCGTAACTTACTGGGCGCCAACGGCATCCTGGCAGATGGCGGCGGCATTGACTATGTGGAAGTGCCAAACACTGTGCAAATCAGCAAGCTGTATTACACCTTTCAACCTGTTCAAAACGTCAATCTCACAGTGGGAGCACGGCTCAACCCCAGAGATTTCATCGACTACAATCGCTTTGCCAACGATTCCCTCACCAACTTCAACTCTAGCTTCTTCATGAATAATCCTCTGATTGTGCAAAATCAGGTCGATCGCCCTGGTGGAGCCGGAGCTGTTCTAAGTTGGAAGCCTGCAGAAAACTCCCCTTTCACTCTGCGGGCACTCTATGTTGCGGCTGATGCCAACACTCCAGGCGAAGATGCAGGGCTATTCGGTGGTCGTAATCAGGGCAGCATTGAACTGGAATATGCCTTCAACCGCAACCTGATTGCCCGGCTGCAATACACTGCCGCCACCGTGAATAGCACGGCAATCAATGCGGGGGGGATTAATTTTGAGTGGCGCTTTAATCGGCAATTTGCCGCGTTTGGGCGATTTGGCATTGGCTCATACAACGGCTTCAACTCTGTGCTGCGGCAAGACCTGGATTTGACCCCAAAAACCTGGGCACTGGGTAGCACCCTTCGCGATATTGTGATTCCTGGTTCGGTTGCAGGACTCGCGATCGGTCAACCGTTTATTGAAAGTAAGGTCGGTGATGCCACTCAACTGAATGTGGAGGGCTACTACAGCTTCGACCTCAATGACAGTATCAGCTTCAGCCCTGCCTTTCTCATCGTTGCCAACCCCAATAATCGCTCCACCGGAACCATCTTCGAATGGCTCATGCGTTTGGTCTATACGTTTTAG
- a CDS encoding ATP-dependent chaperone ClpB (IMG reference gene:2510098560~PFAM: AAA domain (Cdc48 subfamily); C-terminal, D2-small domain, of ClpB protein; Clp amino terminal domain; ATPase family associated with various cellular activities (AAA)~TIGRFAM: ATP-dependent chaperone ClpB) — MQPTDPNKFTDKAWEAIVQAQDVVRRYKHQQLEVEHLMISLLEQQDGLATKVLTKAGIESQRLFQQIEDFTRRQPKVANTEQLYLGRNLDVMLDRAEEARIRFQDDFISVEHLLLGFAVDPRLGVRILRTYEIDPRKLEAIIKDVRGSQKVSDQNPESRYGALERYGRDLTEQAKAGKIDPVIGRDEEIRRVIQVLSRRTKNNPVLIGEPGVGKTAIAEGLAQRIVNGDVPESLKNRKLITLDMGSLIAGAKYRGDFEDRLRSVLKEVIHSDGQIVLFIDELHTVIGTGSTQGAMDAGNLLKPMLARGELRCIGATTLDEYRKYIEKDAALERRFQQVFVDEPSVEDTISILRGLKERYEVHHGVKITDSALVAAATLSSRYISDRFLPDKAIDLVDEAAAKLKMEITSKPTELEVIERRLMQLEMEKLSLKSEDQIGTLASARASKERLERIEQEIADLAAKQAKFDTQWRGEKQLLDKIKTLKEEEEKLRVQIDQAERAYDLNTAAQLKYGKLEAVQRDREAQEAKLLEIQAHGSNLLREEVTESDIAEIVARWTGIPVNRLLESERQKLLNLEKHLHERVIGQHEAVEAVSAAIRRARAGMKDLARPIGSFLFLGPTGVGKTELARALAQFLFDSDDAIVRIDMSEYMEKHSVARLVGAPPGYVGYEEGGQLSESVRRHPYSVVLFDEVEKAHSDVFNILLQVLDDGRITDSQGRVIDFRNTVIVMTSNIGSDHILDISGDDARYDEMQKRVTNALRKHFRPEFLNRIDDIIIFHALGRSELSQIVGLQIQKIQAMLSDQKIRFEITSAAQDYIAEVGYDPTYGARPLKRAIQRELQNPIATKILENTFTEGDTIVIDLGDDGLQFSKKAPASNTQPALAVRE, encoded by the coding sequence ATGCAGCCAACCGATCCGAATAAGTTTACCGACAAAGCATGGGAAGCGATTGTGCAGGCGCAAGATGTAGTACGTCGCTACAAACATCAGCAATTAGAAGTTGAACACTTGATGATTTCCCTGCTAGAACAGCAAGATGGGTTGGCAACCAAAGTATTGACAAAAGCTGGAATTGAAAGCCAACGATTATTTCAGCAAATTGAGGATTTCACTCGCCGCCAGCCCAAAGTTGCCAATACTGAACAGCTTTATTTAGGTCGCAATCTGGACGTAATGCTGGATCGCGCTGAGGAAGCCCGAATCCGGTTTCAAGATGATTTTATTTCGGTGGAGCATCTACTCCTAGGTTTTGCTGTCGATCCCCGTTTGGGAGTGCGAATTCTGCGGACCTACGAGATCGATCCCCGCAAGCTAGAAGCAATTATTAAAGATGTTCGTGGCAGTCAAAAGGTGAGTGATCAAAATCCAGAATCCCGCTATGGGGCGCTGGAGAGGTATGGACGTGATTTAACAGAGCAGGCAAAAGCAGGCAAGATTGACCCAGTGATTGGGCGGGATGAAGAAATTCGGCGGGTAATTCAGGTGCTTTCCCGTCGGACCAAAAATAATCCCGTGCTGATTGGGGAACCAGGTGTGGGCAAAACGGCGATCGCTGAAGGATTAGCGCAACGCATTGTCAACGGAGATGTGCCGGAATCGTTGAAAAACCGCAAGCTGATCACGCTGGACATGGGGTCATTGATTGCGGGAGCCAAGTACCGGGGTGACTTTGAAGATCGGTTGCGATCAGTGCTGAAAGAGGTAATTCATTCCGATGGGCAAATTGTCCTATTCATCGACGAGTTGCATACCGTGATTGGCACCGGATCGACCCAGGGCGCAATGGATGCCGGAAACCTACTGAAGCCGATGCTAGCACGAGGCGAACTGCGCTGCATTGGCGCAACTACGCTAGATGAATACCGCAAATATATTGAGAAGGATGCGGCATTAGAACGCCGCTTTCAACAGGTATTTGTGGATGAGCCGAGCGTTGAAGACACAATCTCGATTTTGCGGGGTTTGAAAGAGCGCTACGAAGTCCATCATGGGGTTAAGATTACTGACTCTGCCCTGGTTGCCGCTGCTACCTTGTCATCTCGCTACATTTCTGATCGCTTCTTGCCAGATAAAGCCATTGATCTGGTGGATGAAGCTGCCGCCAAACTAAAGATGGAAATCACCTCCAAGCCTACCGAGCTAGAGGTAATTGAGCGTCGCTTGATGCAACTTGAGATGGAAAAACTCTCACTCAAGAGTGAAGACCAGATTGGTACCTTAGCTTCTGCCCGTGCTTCTAAAGAACGACTGGAGCGGATTGAACAGGAAATTGCTGATTTGGCAGCCAAACAAGCTAAATTTGACACGCAATGGCGGGGAGAAAAGCAACTTCTGGACAAAATCAAAACGCTGAAAGAGGAAGAAGAAAAGTTGCGAGTCCAGATTGACCAGGCAGAACGCGCTTATGATCTGAATACAGCAGCACAGTTGAAGTATGGCAAATTGGAAGCGGTGCAGCGCGATCGCGAAGCTCAGGAAGCCAAATTATTGGAAATTCAAGCACACGGCTCTAACTTGTTGCGAGAAGAAGTCACTGAATCTGACATTGCCGAAATTGTGGCACGGTGGACAGGTATTCCCGTCAATCGCCTGTTGGAATCAGAACGGCAAAAGCTGTTGAATCTGGAAAAGCACTTGCATGAGCGGGTGATAGGACAACATGAAGCTGTGGAAGCCGTTTCAGCTGCCATCCGACGGGCACGGGCAGGGATGAAAGATCTGGCACGACCGATTGGCTCATTTCTGTTCTTAGGTCCCACTGGAGTCGGCAAAACAGAACTAGCACGCGCGCTAGCACAGTTTTTGTTTGACTCCGACGACGCGATCGTCCGAATTGACATGTCTGAATATATGGAGAAACACTCTGTTGCGCGATTAGTTGGTGCACCTCCAGGCTATGTGGGCTACGAAGAAGGCGGACAGCTATCCGAATCGGTACGTCGGCATCCGTACTCGGTAGTGCTGTTTGACGAAGTGGAAAAAGCCCATTCAGACGTATTCAATATCCTGCTGCAAGTGCTGGATGATGGGCGGATTACAGATTCGCAAGGACGGGTGATTGATTTCCGCAACACTGTGATTGTGATGACCAGTAACATTGGCAGCGACCATATTCTTGATATTTCCGGCGATGATGCCCGCTACGACGAAATGCAAAAACGAGTCACCAATGCCCTTCGCAAGCATTTTCGGCCAGAGTTTCTTAACCGGATTGATGATATCATCATCTTCCACGCGCTGGGACGCAGTGAACTCAGCCAGATTGTTGGTCTACAAATCCAGAAAATTCAGGCGATGCTGTCTGATCAAAAAATTCGCTTTGAGATTACATCTGCTGCGCAAGACTATATTGCTGAGGTGGGGTATGACCCAACTTATGGTGCTCGTCCCTTGAAGCGGGCAATCCAGCGTGAACTACAAAATCCGATCGCCACCAAAATTCTGGAAAATACCTTCACTGAGGGTGACACGATTGTGATTGATCTAGGAGATGATGGTCTTCAGTTTTCCAAAAAAGCCCCAGCAAGCAATACCCAGCCCGCTCTGGCAGTTCGCGAGTGA
- a CDS encoding hypothetical protein (IMG reference gene:2510098561), translating to MNLSAGEKEIMQRQFENCCSRSHVQHDEGNSEHLPKIRFLGIRLGPSVLTKAINHSRTARAGWVLLAGAFLEN from the coding sequence ATGAACCTGTCGGCAGGAGAGAAAGAAATTATGCAGAGACAGTTTGAGAATTGCTGCAGTCGTAGCCATGTGCAACATGACGAAGGCAATTCAGAACACCTACCCAAAATTAGGTTTTTGGGAATTCGACTTGGCCCAAGTGTTCTGACCAAGGCCATCAATCACTCGCGAACTGCCAGAGCGGGCTGGGTATTGCTTGCTGGGGCTTTTTTGGAAAACTGA
- a CDS encoding hypothetical protein (IMG reference gene:2510098562), protein MNLQVRLLSTTLMVVTGLGLSYTTWQPTARAEAMKTTQASKVTQAAQRVDVCRQIGRDYQEIYTIEEENRSITICQKGKKYYYVQSAR, encoded by the coding sequence ATGAACCTGCAAGTTAGATTGCTCAGCACAACTTTGATGGTTGTTACAGGACTTGGATTAAGCTACACCACCTGGCAACCCACCGCCCGCGCCGAAGCCATGAAAACTACCCAAGCCTCTAAAGTAACCCAAGCTGCTCAACGTGTAGATGTGTGTCGTCAAATTGGACGTGATTATCAAGAAATTTACACGATTGAAGAAGAAAATCGCTCAATTACGATTTGTCAGAAAGGCAAGAAATATTACTACGTTCAATCAGCCAGATAG
- a CDS encoding hypothetical protein (IMG reference gene:2510098563), whose translation MPEPSERKRIYINALPEYEMKLLTALSFFLGRKVSTQAAAALAMYIRQSHDRILSQTEYYAHRAGMNKWDFLDLIFENPQKAEELMKGTGAKIHTGEPDIFTETELTEIDKDE comes from the coding sequence ATGCCCGAACCAAGTGAGAGAAAACGGATCTATATCAATGCTCTACCAGAATATGAAATGAAACTCCTGACCGCCTTAAGTTTCTTTTTGGGGCGCAAAGTTTCAACTCAGGCAGCCGCCGCCCTGGCAATGTATATACGGCAGTCCCATGATCGCATTTTGTCGCAAACAGAGTATTATGCTCATCGGGCAGGGATGAACAAATGGGATTTTCTCGATTTAATATTTGAGAATCCCCAAAAAGCAGAGGAGTTGATGAAAGGTACGGGTGCAAAAATTCATACTGGAGAACCGGACATTTTTACTGAAACCGAACTCACTGAAATCGACAAGGATGAGTAG
- a CDS encoding hypothetical protein (IMG reference gene:2510098564) — MLSVTTMGTTDGDAVLFIQAHDRPVSVALKELPAWIWSCEDARVEVFVQWNDRVLQCPITQLLKLVND, encoded by the coding sequence ATGCTCTCAGTTACCACAATGGGCACAACAGACGGCGATGCGGTGCTATTTATTCAAGCCCACGATCGCCCGGTATCTGTTGCATTGAAGGAGTTACCCGCGTGGATTTGGAGTTGTGAAGATGCTCGTGTAGAAGTGTTTGTGCAATGGAATGATCGGGTACTGCAATGCCCCATCACTCAACTGTTGAAATTGGTGAATGATTAA
- a CDS encoding NADH dehydrogenase, FAD-containing subunit (IMG reference gene:2510098565~PFAM: Pyridine nucleotide-disulphide oxidoreductase), translating to MKKCPQVLVIGAGFGGMQAAQSLAGSGADVLLIDRNNYNSFIPLLYQVAFAQLEPGLIAYPVRTLFRRVSNVRFLMADVQYIDLRQKYLETERDRIPYDYLVLATGSQSRISGVPGASEVALPLRTLEDAIALRNHVVLRLEMASHEPDPDRRQQLLTFVIVGGGATGVEVAGALIELLRSLQRRDYPMLRREKAHVVMLQASDRLLPDLPPSLGGYTAKKLRQIGVDVRLGVKVSQVAPQAVYLQNGQSISTETVIWTAGLEAAVPEVADTVEATPRGKLTTLPTLQLPNFPEVYAIGDVAQVADADLTGVAPEALQAGVAVARNIHLQMKGRSPKPFSYFNKGRLAIIGCYSGVGQIAGVTLTGFLPWFMWLAVHLVYLPGFRNRLLVFLSWIQAFVLGDRAARTLLPTSSQALGKAAQFAERSVFNTYDL from the coding sequence ATGAAAAAGTGCCCTCAAGTGCTGGTGATTGGTGCTGGGTTTGGTGGTATGCAAGCTGCTCAATCATTGGCAGGCTCTGGTGCAGATGTGTTGCTAATTGATCGTAATAACTACAACAGTTTTATTCCGTTGTTGTATCAAGTGGCGTTTGCTCAACTGGAACCAGGATTAATTGCTTACCCGGTGCGAACCTTATTTCGGCGGGTTTCGAATGTTCGGTTCTTGATGGCAGATGTTCAGTATATTGATTTGAGGCAAAAATATCTCGAAACAGAACGCGATCGCATTCCATATGACTATTTAGTGCTGGCAACTGGTAGTCAGTCTCGTATTTCTGGAGTTCCGGGTGCATCTGAGGTTGCCTTGCCACTTCGTACCCTAGAGGATGCGATCGCCCTACGTAATCATGTCGTGTTGCGTCTGGAAATGGCGTCTCACGAACCTGATCCAGACAGGCGACAACAGTTGCTCACTTTTGTGATTGTAGGAGGGGGTGCAACGGGGGTGGAAGTTGCAGGTGCGCTGATTGAATTGTTGCGGAGTTTGCAGCGACGAGATTACCCAATGTTGCGACGAGAAAAAGCACACGTTGTGATGTTGCAAGCGAGTGATCGCCTGTTACCAGATTTACCCCCATCGCTAGGCGGTTACACCGCTAAAAAGCTGCGCCAGATTGGGGTAGATGTACGTTTAGGAGTGAAGGTGAGCCAGGTAGCGCCCCAGGCAGTGTATCTGCAAAATGGACAATCAATTTCGACTGAAACGGTAATTTGGACAGCAGGGTTGGAAGCGGCTGTGCCAGAAGTTGCGGATACCGTAGAAGCGACTCCAAGAGGAAAGTTGACCACTCTACCCACATTGCAACTGCCAAATTTCCCAGAAGTCTATGCCATTGGGGATGTGGCACAGGTGGCGGATGCAGATCTCACAGGAGTCGCACCAGAAGCCTTGCAGGCAGGTGTTGCAGTTGCCCGGAATATTCATCTTCAGATGAAAGGGCGATCGCCTAAACCATTTAGTTATTTCAACAAAGGTCGATTAGCTATCATTGGTTGCTATTCAGGTGTGGGACAAATTGCTGGAGTTACGCTGACAGGCTTTCTGCCCTGGTTTATGTGGTTGGCGGTGCATCTGGTTTACTTGCCAGGCTTCCGCAATCGGCTATTGGTATTTCTAAGCTGGATACAGGCATTTGTATTAGGCGATCGCGCTGCCCGCACCCTTCTCCCTACTAGTTCTCAGGCATTGGGTAAGGCAGCGCAGTTTGCCGAACGGTCGGTGTTTAATACCTATGACCTATGA